The DNA segment CTCTCGGGCAGCGCGGGCCACATCGCGTGGGTCCCGATCATCGCCGTCTCGCTCGGTTTTTCGATCCTCGTCGGCGTTTTTTTCGGCACGTACCCGGCCGTTCGGGCATCGCGCCTATCGCCGATCGATTGCTTGCGCCATGAATAAGATCCGCGAGTTCATCTCCGAAGCGCTTGAGATACTGTGGGGCAACCGCCTACGTTCGCTGCTCACGATGCTGGGGCTCATCATCGGCGTCGGTTCAGTCATCACGACGCTGGCGGTCGGCGATTCCATGAACCGGTCGGTCAAGAACCTGCTCTCGCCGTTCTCGCAAGCTGCGAGCTTCGTCTCGGCCAAGGAAGATCAACCGGATCCGCAACTGGCGGCCATCCGTTACGAAGACGCGACGCGCATCGCGCCGCACATCGCCGACGCGAGCGCGGTGTATCCGGTCGTGGAGATCGTCACGACGACCGAAGTCCGGCACACCCAGAAAACGCTGGTGGTGGACACGGACGGCGCCGGCGTGGGCTTCGATCAGACGCCGCTCGCCGAAGGGCGCCGGTTCACCGACGAGGAGGTGACCGCGCATCGGCACGTCGCGATCCTGTCGGATCAGGCCAAGCAAGAACTGTACCCGGACCAGGCATCGGTGGCCGGCAGATCGGTCCGGCTGGCCGGCACGTACTACACGATCGTGGGCGTACAGGAAAAACCGTTGAGTTCGGGCGCTCTCGGCGGCACCAGCGACAGCATCACCGTGACGGTACCCTATTCGCTCATCCCCGAGATGGGGTACACGTACGTGGACGGCTTGGCGGTGGTCTCTCGCGATCCGGGCAAGGTGGCGCAAGTCGGTGACGAGGCGATCGCGGCGCTGCAAAAGATCCACGGCACCCGCGCGCTGTACGACGCACAAGACTTGAAGTC comes from the Candidatus Eremiobacteraceae bacterium genome and includes:
- a CDS encoding ABC transporter permease yields the protein MNKIREFISEALEILWGNRLRSLLTMLGLIIGVGSVITTLAVGDSMNRSVKNLLSPFSQAASFVSAKEDQPDPQLAAIRYEDATRIAPHIADASAVYPVVEIVTTTEVRHTQKTLVVDTDGAGVGFDQTPLAEGRRFTDEEVTAHRHVAILSDQAKQELYPDQASVAGRSVRLAGTYYTIVGVQEKPLSSGALGGTSDSITVTVPYSLIPEMGYTYVDGLAVVSRDPGKVAQVGDEAIAALQKIHGTRALYDAQDLKSVNDIINKTFTVLTAVVGVVAGISLLVGGVGIMNIMLVSVSERTREIGIRKAIGATRRDIALQFLTEALLLCCIGGLIGLVFGIALAEVVIHLAIAKVVGTVVSFAWLPIVTVAVAFSAGVGLIFGTYPAIRASYLNPIDCLHYE